From Nicotiana tabacum cultivar K326 chromosome 22, ASM71507v2, whole genome shotgun sequence, one genomic window encodes:
- the LOC107826728 gene encoding glutathione gamma-glutamylcysteinyltransferase 1-like isoform X2, which produces MAMAGLYRRVLPSPPAVDFASTEGKQLFLEAIQNGTMEGFFKLISYFQTQSEPAYCGLASLSMVLNALAIDPGRKWKGPWRWFDESMLDCCEPLEKVKAKGISFGKVVCLAHCAGAKVEAFRSNHSTIDDFRRQVMACTTSDNCHLISSYHRGLFKQTGSGHFSPIGGYHAGKDMALILDVARFKYPPHWVPLPLLWEAMNTIDEATGLHRGFMLISKLHRAPALLYTLSCKHESWVTISKHLMDDLPVLLSSENVKGIKDVLSTVLSNLPSNFVEFITWIAEVRRQEENGQNLSDEEKGRLAIKEEVLKQVQDTPLYKHVTSILFSENSICQSKAASDSSLANVAASICCQGAGLFAGRSGSSDRFCCLQTCVRCYRATGDNSATVVSGTVVNGNGEQGVDVLVPTSQAKTSCCPSGQDGCSPMHPASNDVLTALLLALPPHTWSRIKDTKVLQEIENLVSAENLPPLLQEEILHLRGQFLLLKKCKDNKV; this is translated from the exons ATGGCGATGGCGGGTTTGTATCGGCGAGTTCTTCCGTCCCCTCCGGCTGTTGATTTCGCTTCTACTGAAGGAAAG CAACTTTTCTTGGAGGCCATCCAGAATGGAACAATGGAAGGATTTTTCAAGTTGATCTCTTATTTTCAGACACAGTCTGAACCGGCCTATTGTGGTTTGGCTAGCCTTTCCATGGTCTTGAATGCCCTTGCTATTGATCCAGGAAGAAAATGGAAAG GGCCTTGGAGATGGTTCGATGAATCTATGTTGGACTGTTGTGAgcctttggagaaggttaaagctAAAGGGATCTCCTTTGGGAAAGTTGTATGTTTGGCTCACTGTGCAGGAGCGAAGGTGGAAGCTTTTCGCTCTAATCATAGTACTATTGATGACTTCCGTAGACAAGTCATGGCCTGCACCACTAGTGATAATTGTCATCTGATCTCATCATATCATAGAGGCCTTTTTAAACAG ACAGGTTCGGGCCACTTTTCACCTATTGGTGGTTATCACGCGGGAAAGGATATGGCACTGATTCTAGATGTTGCGAGGTTTAAATATCCCCCTCACTGGGTTCCCCTCCCTCTCCTTTGGGAAGCCATGAATACAATTGATGAAGCTACAGGATTACATAGGGG GTTTATGCTAATTTCTAAGCTTCACAGAGCTCCTGCATTGCTATATACCCTG AGCTGTAAACATGAGAGTTGGGTCACTATCTCAAAGCATTTGATGGATGATCTTCCTGTCCTGTTAAGCTCTGAGAATGTGAAGGGCATAAAAGATGTTCTCTCTACTGTTCTTTCAAATCTACCTTCAAATTTTGTTGAATTCATAACGTGGATAGCAGAAGTTCGAAGGCAAGAGGAGAATGGTCAAAATTTGAGTGACGAGGAGAAAGGAAGGCTAGCTATCAAG GAAGAGGTATTGAAACAAGTGCAGGACACTCCTCTTTATAAGCATGTCACAAGCATTTTATTTTCAGAAAATTCTATCTGCCAGTCAAAAGCAGCATCAGACAGCAGTTTGGCTAATGTTGCTGCTAGCATTTGCTGCCAAGGAGCAGGTCTTTTTGCAGGAAGATCTGGTTCATCAGATAGGTTTTGCTGTCTCCAAACATGTGTTAGATGCTACAGAGCTACCGGGGACAATTCTGCTACTGTTGTGTCTGGGACAGTTGTAAATGGGAATGGGGAGCAGGGTGTTGATGTTCTGGTCCCTACATCTCAAGCAAAGACTAGCTGTTGTCCTTCAGGGCAAGATGGTTGCTCGCCAATGCACCCTGCAAGCAACGATGTGCTGACAGCACTATTGCTGGCGTTACCTCCACATACATGGTCTCGAATAAAAGATACGAAGGTCTTGCAGGAAATAGAGAACCTTGTCTCAGCAGAGAACCTGCCTCCTTTGCTGCAAGAAGAG ATTTTGCACCTGCGAGGACAGTTCCTCCTCCTCAAGAAATGCAAGGATAACAAG GTTTAG
- the LOC107826728 gene encoding glutathione gamma-glutamylcysteinyltransferase 1-like isoform X1, which produces MAMAGLYRRVLPSPPAVDFASTEGKQLFLEAIQNGTMEGFFKLISYFQTQSEPAYCGLASLSMVLNALAIDPGRKWKGPWRWFDESMLDCCEPLEKVKAKGISFGKVVCLAHCAGAKVEAFRSNHSTIDDFRRQVMACTTSDNCHLISSYHRGLFKQTGSGHFSPIGGYHAGKDMALILDVARFKYPPHWVPLPLLWEAMNTIDEATGLHRGFMLISKLHRAPALLYTLSCKHESWVTISKHLMDDLPVLLSSENVKGIKDVLSTVLSNLPSNFVEFITWIAEVRRQEENGQNLSDEEKGRLAIKEEVLKQVQDTPLYKHVTSILFSENSICQSKAASDSSLANVAASICCQGAGLFAGRSGSSDRFCCLQTCVRCYRATGDNSATVVSGTVVNGNGEQGVDVLVPTSQAKTSCCPSGQDGCSPMHPASNDVLTALLLALPPHTWSRIKDTKVLQEIENLVSAENLPPLLQEEILHLRGQFLLLKKCKDNKVEEDLAAPPF; this is translated from the exons ATGGCGATGGCGGGTTTGTATCGGCGAGTTCTTCCGTCCCCTCCGGCTGTTGATTTCGCTTCTACTGAAGGAAAG CAACTTTTCTTGGAGGCCATCCAGAATGGAACAATGGAAGGATTTTTCAAGTTGATCTCTTATTTTCAGACACAGTCTGAACCGGCCTATTGTGGTTTGGCTAGCCTTTCCATGGTCTTGAATGCCCTTGCTATTGATCCAGGAAGAAAATGGAAAG GGCCTTGGAGATGGTTCGATGAATCTATGTTGGACTGTTGTGAgcctttggagaaggttaaagctAAAGGGATCTCCTTTGGGAAAGTTGTATGTTTGGCTCACTGTGCAGGAGCGAAGGTGGAAGCTTTTCGCTCTAATCATAGTACTATTGATGACTTCCGTAGACAAGTCATGGCCTGCACCACTAGTGATAATTGTCATCTGATCTCATCATATCATAGAGGCCTTTTTAAACAG ACAGGTTCGGGCCACTTTTCACCTATTGGTGGTTATCACGCGGGAAAGGATATGGCACTGATTCTAGATGTTGCGAGGTTTAAATATCCCCCTCACTGGGTTCCCCTCCCTCTCCTTTGGGAAGCCATGAATACAATTGATGAAGCTACAGGATTACATAGGGG GTTTATGCTAATTTCTAAGCTTCACAGAGCTCCTGCATTGCTATATACCCTG AGCTGTAAACATGAGAGTTGGGTCACTATCTCAAAGCATTTGATGGATGATCTTCCTGTCCTGTTAAGCTCTGAGAATGTGAAGGGCATAAAAGATGTTCTCTCTACTGTTCTTTCAAATCTACCTTCAAATTTTGTTGAATTCATAACGTGGATAGCAGAAGTTCGAAGGCAAGAGGAGAATGGTCAAAATTTGAGTGACGAGGAGAAAGGAAGGCTAGCTATCAAG GAAGAGGTATTGAAACAAGTGCAGGACACTCCTCTTTATAAGCATGTCACAAGCATTTTATTTTCAGAAAATTCTATCTGCCAGTCAAAAGCAGCATCAGACAGCAGTTTGGCTAATGTTGCTGCTAGCATTTGCTGCCAAGGAGCAGGTCTTTTTGCAGGAAGATCTGGTTCATCAGATAGGTTTTGCTGTCTCCAAACATGTGTTAGATGCTACAGAGCTACCGGGGACAATTCTGCTACTGTTGTGTCTGGGACAGTTGTAAATGGGAATGGGGAGCAGGGTGTTGATGTTCTGGTCCCTACATCTCAAGCAAAGACTAGCTGTTGTCCTTCAGGGCAAGATGGTTGCTCGCCAATGCACCCTGCAAGCAACGATGTGCTGACAGCACTATTGCTGGCGTTACCTCCACATACATGGTCTCGAATAAAAGATACGAAGGTCTTGCAGGAAATAGAGAACCTTGTCTCAGCAGAGAACCTGCCTCCTTTGCTGCAAGAAGAG ATTTTGCACCTGCGAGGACAGTTCCTCCTCCTCAAGAAATGCAAGGATAACAAGGTAGAAGAAGATTTAGCTGCACCTCCCTTCTAG